The following proteins come from a genomic window of Athalia rosae chromosome 1, iyAthRosa1.1, whole genome shotgun sequence:
- the LOC105686997 gene encoding B-cell lymphoma/leukemia 11A — protein MRIKMPAVRIAQAETSQGSSPDTVQCGGCRASYPLGDIVRFIEHKVNHCRSTPQGCHSPPPAAAPEDSDPEDALALKTEQEKLNSVPSISAPINKRGSRLESPPTPQGSGSDGGSPIELRASASSTPKRRLEEDKEELPKKPKRESVDADTNTTSSEPRWLQCSQCARRLSSAWELLQHAQSVHGARLYSSSSSVNSSSNTPAPSPPTQNPSHTHHLSPPNHLNLSGKSTGSSSAANSSGGGNSSGSSGSSGRQLQSSASLVGDPLHSFLRLPPHLERSFPPMFRPDFLALNPLAGYRGLQDLQTATRNLQNLGDPLRGMDGLNLGDSLVRSSLDSLNNARNLANLAELSHGRGLSGQAHPPPLEANLDFYSARLRSLANPSLGAAPNPTPNQTTNPNPVVNVQPIQPPSPAANPANLTHNNLQKENSPPCYTQSPIGGHHNNNNSTDSEKTCPPVASTPIIADSETVYTCEVCEKKFRFQSNLIVHRRSHQDKEQAFQETIQDTTATRCEICELEVPSFSELRKHMRNEHQDALNVASSPQGSVETVPDDGSSCDENMDLDEGEETDAKREDNEENTPEDLSTTQGQSSEEGGTRVDQKPSLVGDLMEKFGLSNIAQYSEAYRQALQENHRGGFLKTDSPSNLTNSLNNNKEKDSALSPTNFNSSTTPNIFSGQGFPRSTAPDFGGLWLPSPHYLENNEFRKASKATTSSLSLQGLPSPLLKKERSGRNDTCEYCGKVFKNCSNLTVHRRSHTGEKPYKCELCSYACAQSSKLTRHMKTHGRHGKDIYRCRFCEMPFSVPSTLEKHMRKCVVVQQGQKMGMPYSGSQDEDSSLSTKDT, from the exons ATGAGGATCAAAATGCCAGCTGTCAGGATCGCTCAAG CGGAAACGTCTCAAGGCTCGAGTCCGGACACTGTCCAATGCGGAGGGTGTCGGGCGTCCTATCCTCTGGGCGACATCGTGAGGTTCATCGAACACAAGGTGAATCATTGTCGAAGTACGCCTCAAGGATGCCACAGCCCTCCGCCAGCTGCTGCCCCGGAAGATTCGGATCCAGAGGACGCTCTGGCTCTGAAAACTGAACAAGAAAAGCTCAACTCCGTACCAAGCATTTCGGCACCCATAAACAAACGGGGCAGTCGTCTCGAAAGTCCACCGACGCCACAGGGCTCAGGTTCTGACGGTGGAAGTCCGATCGAATTGAGGGCGAGCGCGAGTTCAACACCCAAGAGAAGATTGGAAGAGGACAAAGAAGAATTGCCGAAAAAACCTAAACGGGAGTCCGTCGACGCCGACACAAACACTACGAGTTCCG AACCACGATGGCTTCAGTGTTCTCAGTGCGCCCGACGACTCTCCTCCGCGTGGGAGCTTCTTCAGCACGCGCAGAGCGTCCACGGGGCTAGACTCTACTCCTCTTCGTCCTCCGTGAATTCCTCCTCAAATACACCGGCCCCAAGTCCGCCGACGCAGAACCCGAGTCACACGCATCACCTGAGTCCCCCGAACCACTTGAACCTCAGCGGTAAATCAACCGGAAGTTCTTCGGCGGCGAATTCATCCGGCGGAGGGAACTCCAGcggtagcagcggcagcagtgGCAGGCAACTCCAGTCGTCGGCTTCGTTGGTCGGCGATCCGCTGCACAGTTTCTTGAGATTGCCGCCGCACCTGGAGCGAAGCTTTCCGCCCATGTTCAGGCCAGATTTTCTCGCCCTCAACCCTCTAGCCGGGTACAGGGGTCTCCAGGACCTTCAAACCGCCACTAGGAACCTCCAGAATCTCGGGGACCCCCTTCGAGGTATGGACGGCCTGAACCTCGGCGACTCCCTCGTAAGAAGTTCCCTGGACTCGCTCAACAATGCGAGGAACCTTGCCAACCTGGCCGAACTTTCTCACGGACGTGGTCTTTCCGGTCAGGCCCATCCACCACCACTAGAAGCGAACCTGGATTTTTACTCGGCGCGCCTAAGGAGCCTCGCTAACCCTTCCTTAGGCGCGGCTCCGAATCCCACTCCGAACCAAACCACAAATCCCAACCCCGTTGTAAACGTACAGCCGATCCAACCACCCAGCCCGGCAGCAAATCCTGCGAATCTTACTCACAATAATTTACAAAAAGAGAACTCACCGCCGTGTTACACCCAGAGCCCCATAGGCGGCCatcacaacaacaacaactccACGGATAGCGAAAAAACGTGTCCCCCGGTCGCCTCCACCCCCATCATCGCTGACTCTGAGACGGTCTACACTTGTGAGGTATGTGAGAAAAAGTTTCGCTTCCAATCTAACTTGATAGTTCACCGAAGAAGTCACCAGGATAAGGAGCAAGCCTTCCAGGAAACCATTCAAGACACCACAGCCACGAGGTGTGAAATTTGCGAATTGGAAGTTCCGAGTTTTTCGGAACTCCGGAAACACATGCGAAACGAACACCAGGATGCTTTGAACGTTGCGTCGAGTCCTCAGGGTAGTGTCGAGACCGTTCCCGACGACGGCAGCAGTTGCGACGAGAATATGGATCTAGACGAAGGCGAAGAGACGGACGCCAAGAGGGAGGACAACGAGGAAAACACTCCCGAAGACCTGAGTACGACCCAAGGTCAGAGTAGCGAAGAGGGTGGTACGAGAGTTGATCAGAAACCCAGTCTAGTCGGTGATCTCATGGAAAAATTCGGCCTGAGTAACATCGCCCAGTATTCGGAGGCGTACAGACAAGCGTTGCAAGAAAATCACCGCGGTGGTTTTTTAAAAACCGATTCTCCCTCGAATTTAACAAATTCCCTGAACAACAACAAGGAGAAGGACAGCGCTTTGTCGCCGACGAACTTCAACTCGTCGACGACACCGAATATATTTTCCGGTCAGGGTTTTCCAAGGTCAACCGCACCTGATTTCGGAGGGTTGTGGTTACCCAGTCCTCATTATTTGGAGAACAACGAGTTTCGAAAAGCCTCGAAAGCCACCACGTCCAGTCTATCACTTCAAGGCCTGCCGAGTCCGCTGCTAAAAAAAGAACGCAGCGGTAGAAACGACACGTGTGAATACTGCGGCAAGGTGTTTAAAAACTGTTCTAATTTAACGGTCCACAGGAGATCTCACACCGGCGAAAAACCTTACAAATGTGAACTTTGCTCGTACGCCTGTGCCCAAAGTTCGAAACTAACGAGACACATGAAAACACACGGTCGTCACGGGAAGGATATTTACAGGTGTAGGTTCTGCGAAATGCCATTCTCGGTACCGAGCACCCTAGAAAAGCACATGCGAAAGTGCGTCGTTGTCCAGCAGGGTCAAAAAATGGGAATGCCCTATTCGGGGAGTCAGGACGAGGATTCGTCCTTGAGTACAAAGGATACTTGA